Proteins encoded within one genomic window of Gallus gallus isolate bGalGal1 chromosome 1, bGalGal1.mat.broiler.GRCg7b, whole genome shotgun sequence:
- the LOC121107651 gene encoding wiskott-Aldrich syndrome protein family member 2-like, with amino-acid sequence MPRAGLTAGFLRCCAALEPRHRPGVRRSRAQAAVPPQRDAEGSAQRRARPTITHRTPMLPPGSTASARRDFCLRRAPTPCLLQARSWAAGCSPPAQPLGFPSALSHRRFSFGHFALWKMGRQPYAVHTPIPSAGARQQRRTRRRPRSPPRGRAGGAAPEPPQPSPPEPPHPPRTGRRLPCG; translated from the coding sequence ATGCCCCGTGCAGGGCTCACAGCTGGTTTCCTACGGTGCTGTGCAGCCCTCGAGCCGCGACACCGGCCAGGCGTGAGGCGCAGCCGTGCGCAGGCCGCGGTGCCCCCGCAGCGCGATGCTGAGGGCTCAGCTCAGCGCCGGGCCCGCCCCACTATCACCCACCGCACCCCAATGCTGCCGCCGGGCAGCACCGCTTCTGCCCGAAGGGATTTCTGCCTTCGCCGTGCCCCCACCCCATGCCTGCTGCAGGCTCGCAGCTGGGCGGCGGGCTGCAGTCCGCCCGCGCAGCCTCTAGGGTTCCCCTCAGCCCTCAGCCACCGGCGCTTCTCCTTCGGGCACTTCGCCCTTTGGAAGATGGGGCGGCAGCCCTACGCCGTGCACACACCGATCCCTTCGGCCGGAGCCCGTCAGCAGCGCCGGACCAGGCGCaggccccgctccccgccccgaGGCCGGGCGGGAGGTGCCGCCCCGGAGCCGCCGCAGCCCTCCCCGCCGGAGCCTCCCCATCCGCCCCGCACCGGCCGCCGGCTTCCGTGCGGCTGA